A window of Mucilaginibacter paludis DSM 18603 contains these coding sequences:
- the pgmB gene encoding beta-phosphoglucomutase, whose protein sequence is MSTIKACLFDLDGVIVDTAIYHYKAWRRLANSLGFDFTEHDNEKLKGVSRVRSLELILSWGGVSKTTEEQELLATQKNEWYVEMISHMTPAEILPGAKQFVEDCRAAGLKTALGSASKNSMTILEKINMVNLFDAIIDGTKVSKAKPDPEVFLKGAEELGVKPEECVVFEDAIAGIEAAIAGGMKSVGIGSPDVLGKANLVVSGLSEMTLDKLEDVGK, encoded by the coding sequence ATGAGCACCATTAAAGCATGCCTGTTTGACCTGGATGGCGTAATTGTTGATACCGCCATATATCACTATAAAGCCTGGAGGCGACTGGCTAACAGCCTCGGATTTGATTTTACCGAGCACGATAATGAAAAACTGAAAGGTGTAAGTCGCGTACGATCGCTTGAATTGATATTGAGCTGGGGTGGGGTAAGTAAAACGACTGAGGAGCAGGAGCTACTGGCCACTCAAAAAAACGAATGGTATGTGGAGATGATCAGCCACATGACTCCCGCTGAGATTTTGCCCGGCGCCAAACAATTTGTAGAGGATTGCCGTGCGGCAGGACTAAAAACAGCTTTAGGGTCGGCCAGTAAAAACTCCATGACGATATTGGAGAAAATTAACATGGTTAATCTGTTTGATGCCATTATTGATGGTACCAAAGTATCCAAAGCCAAGCCAGATCCGGAGGTTTTTTTAAAAGGCGCCGAAGAGTTAGGTGTGAAACCCGAAGAATGCGTGGTTTTTGAAGATGCTATTGCAGGTATCGAAGCCGCTATAGCTGGTGGTATGAAATCGGTAGGCATCGGCTCGCCCGACGTGTTGGGCAAGGCTAACCTGGTTGTGAGCGGCTTAAGCGAAATGACACTGGATAAGTTGGAGGACGTTGGAAAGTAA
- a CDS encoding quinone-dependent dihydroorotate dehydrogenase, with protein sequence MYSLIKPLLFQFDPEKVHHLVVTNLKRFNSLPGGAALSRAIWSFSNARLEKEVFGLKFKNPVGLAAGFDKNAEMLREMANMGFGSVEIGTVTPLPQPGNPKLRMFRLPADSALINRMGFNNQGVDVVAERIKAYRSSKNADQSLIIGGNIGKNKNTPNEDAVSDYVKCFDRLFDVVDYFVVNVSSPNTPNLRALQEKEPLKQILNTLQQRNLKNKISRPILLKIAPDLTNGQLDDIIEIVQETGIAGVVATNTTISREGLTSVHKNETGGLSGKPLTKRSTEVIQYLADKSNRSFPIIGVGGIHSPEDALEKLNAGASLIQLYTGFIYEGPGLVSRINKKILSV encoded by the coding sequence ATGTATTCCTTAATCAAACCTCTCTTATTTCAATTCGACCCCGAAAAGGTGCATCACCTGGTGGTAACCAATTTAAAACGTTTTAATAGTTTGCCCGGTGGGGCAGCTTTAAGCAGGGCAATTTGGAGCTTTAGCAATGCCAGGCTCGAAAAAGAAGTATTTGGATTGAAGTTTAAAAACCCGGTAGGCCTGGCAGCAGGGTTTGATAAAAATGCCGAAATGCTGCGCGAAATGGCCAATATGGGTTTTGGCTCCGTTGAGATAGGCACGGTAACGCCATTGCCGCAGCCTGGTAACCCAAAACTCAGGATGTTTCGCCTGCCGGCTGATAGTGCTTTGATTAACCGGATGGGTTTTAATAACCAGGGTGTAGATGTTGTTGCCGAACGCATCAAAGCTTACCGTAGCTCAAAAAATGCTGATCAAAGCTTAATTATAGGCGGCAATATTGGCAAAAATAAAAATACACCTAACGAGGATGCCGTAAGCGATTATGTAAAATGCTTTGACAGGCTTTTTGATGTGGTTGATTATTTTGTGGTTAACGTAAGCTCGCCCAATACACCCAACCTGCGTGCCTTGCAGGAGAAAGAGCCGCTTAAACAAATTTTAAATACACTACAGCAACGCAATTTAAAAAATAAAATCAGCAGGCCTATATTACTAAAAATTGCTCCCGATTTAACTAACGGGCAGTTGGATGATATTATTGAGATTGTGCAGGAAACAGGTATAGCCGGGGTTGTGGCTACCAACACTACAATCAGCCGCGAGGGGCTTACATCGGTTCATAAAAACGAAACAGGCGGCCTGAGTGGCAAACCTTTAACCAAACGATCTACAGAGGTTATCCAATACCTGGCCGATAAATCCAATCGTTCTTTCCCCATCATTGGGGTAGGGGGTATCCATTCGCCCGAAGATGCATTGGAAAAACTGAACGCTGGAGCATCATTAATCCAGTTGTATACCGGTTTTATTTACGAAGGGCCGGGCTTGGTTAGCCGGATCAATAAAAAAATCCTGTCGGTGTAA
- a CDS encoding SGNH/GDSL hydrolase family protein, with translation MFSKFSRRNFITSSAIAAVGSLALPEIVSAAATVAGVKKIGLNKDDVILFQGDSITDWGRNHNEVPPNTSSALGNAYPFAIATTLLTQYPGKSLKFYNKGVSGNKVYQLAERWDAECLALKPNVLSILVGVNDFWHKLNGAYAGTIDTYRNDYKALIDRTKQALPDVKLIIGEPFALTGVKYVNQNWYPKFNEFRLVAREVADTYHATFIPYQSIFDDALKLAPAAYWSLDGVHPTVAGSGLMARVWLETVKG, from the coding sequence ATGTTCTCAAAATTTTCGCGACGTAATTTTATTACCAGCTCGGCCATAGCCGCAGTGGGGAGTTTAGCCTTGCCCGAAATCGTTTCGGCAGCAGCCACAGTTGCTGGGGTAAAGAAAATAGGGTTGAATAAAGATGATGTGATCCTTTTCCAGGGCGACTCCATTACCGACTGGGGCAGAAACCATAATGAAGTACCACCCAATACCAGCTCGGCCCTGGGCAATGCCTACCCTTTTGCAATTGCTACAACCTTATTAACACAATACCCAGGCAAAAGCCTTAAATTTTACAATAAAGGCGTTAGCGGTAATAAAGTTTACCAACTGGCTGAGCGCTGGGATGCCGAATGCTTAGCTTTAAAGCCCAATGTGTTAAGTATTTTAGTTGGCGTAAACGATTTTTGGCACAAGTTAAACGGCGCCTACGCAGGTACTATAGACACTTATCGCAACGATTATAAAGCGCTTATTGATCGCACCAAACAAGCCTTGCCCGATGTTAAATTAATTATTGGAGAACCTTTTGCCTTAACCGGAGTTAAATACGTAAACCAAAACTGGTATCCTAAGTTTAACGAATTCAGGTTAGTGGCGCGCGAAGTTGCCGATACTTATCACGCAACCTTTATACCTTACCAAAGCATTTTTGATGATGCTTTAAAGCTTGCACCGGCCGCCTACTGGAGTCTGGATGGCGTTCATCCTACGGTTGCAGGTTCGGGATTAATGGCCCGCGTCTGGCTTGAAACCGTAAAGGGTTGA
- a CDS encoding aldo/keto reductase, with protein MEYRNFQDVKIAEVGLGTWQLGSADWGNVNEDDAIKILKAYVETGGNFIDTADVYGMGVSERIIGKFLKTTTEKIYVATKLGRRGDGENGWPQNFGYDAMKKQVEDSLEHLGLSRLFLEQLHCIPTEEMRAGKVFDNLRKLQQEGLIEHFGASVETSEEALLCLEQDGLASLQLIFNLFRQHVADEVFAKAKEKNVAIIVRVPLASGLLSGKFEEKTSFPESDHRNFNANGESFNAGETFSGIEFKEGVRLANKIKGMLPDSRMPQWAIRWILDHPEVTTVIPGASRVTQVYANMEASDLRALSPDVHQSLRKLYDDEIHDQIRGHY; from the coding sequence ATGGAATACAGAAATTTTCAGGATGTTAAGATAGCAGAGGTTGGCCTGGGTACATGGCAACTGGGCAGTGCCGATTGGGGTAACGTTAATGAAGATGACGCTATTAAAATATTAAAGGCCTATGTAGAAACCGGCGGCAATTTTATTGATACGGCAGATGTTTACGGCATGGGTGTTAGCGAGCGGATTATCGGAAAATTTTTGAAGACGACTACCGAAAAGATATATGTAGCCACCAAACTGGGCCGCCGTGGCGATGGCGAAAATGGATGGCCACAAAATTTTGGATACGACGCCATGAAGAAACAGGTAGAAGATTCGCTGGAACACCTGGGCCTGTCGCGTTTATTTTTAGAACAGCTGCATTGCATACCCACCGAGGAAATGCGCGCAGGCAAGGTATTTGATAATTTACGCAAACTGCAACAAGAAGGACTGATTGAACATTTTGGCGCCAGTGTTGAAACATCCGAAGAAGCCTTGTTGTGCCTGGAACAGGATGGACTGGCCTCGTTACAGCTAATTTTCAATCTGTTCAGACAGCATGTGGCCGACGAAGTATTTGCAAAAGCTAAAGAAAAAAATGTGGCTATCATTGTACGGGTGCCTTTGGCCAGCGGCCTACTCTCGGGCAAATTTGAAGAGAAAACGAGCTTCCCCGAAAGTGATCACCGGAATTTTAATGCCAACGGCGAATCGTTTAATGCGGGCGAAACCTTTTCGGGAATTGAATTTAAAGAGGGTGTACGTTTAGCCAACAAAATAAAAGGCATGCTGCCCGACAGCCGTATGCCCCAATGGGCCATCCGCTGGATACTGGATCACCCGGAAGTTACCACCGTAATACCCGGCGCTTCGCGCGTAACACAGGTATATGCCAACATGGAGGCATCTGACCTGAGAGCATTATCGCCTGATGTTCATCAATCGTTAAGAAAGTTGTATGACGATGAAATTCATGATCAGATAAGAGGGCATTATTAA
- a CDS encoding alpha-amylase family protein, translating into MADTGINHKLIIYQLLPRLFGNTNTTNKNYGSVEENGVGKLNDINDTALREIKSMGFTHVWYTGVIEHATMTDYTQYGIPNDDPDVVKGRAGSPYAIKDYYDVAPDLAVDVPNRMAEFDALVQRTHAQQLKVIIDLVPNHVARTYRSDTKPAAIRDFGADDDTTKAFSALNDFYYTPGYPFKVPAGYNPGGDEFHSPLKDGRFDENPAKATGNDVFNAAPSINDWFETVKLNYGVDYMGGRAQHFNPIPPMWQKIYDILDYWSAKGVDGFRCDMVEMVPVEFWGWVIPKIKTKYPQLIFLGEAYNTSQYHNYIFNGGFDYLYDKVGLYDGLKRLMRNEPHATIWDINKVCFHESAEFPQHMLRFLENHDEERIASPHFVGNAWLAAAAMIVTATLSTGPVMIYFGQEVGEPAAGAKGFSEDNGRTTIFDYWGVPEHQKWLNGGQFDGGQLSESQKQLREFYSKLLNISGSNAAITQGRFYELMLINLRPGSGFDERTYAYLRYTDQQRILVVANFDRHDRNLLVKLPPELLAQWQLTGTLAFTDLLSGAVYTAANIDAGLSIKFSAANGLLLSF; encoded by the coding sequence ATGGCTGATACCGGTATAAATCATAAATTAATTATTTACCAGCTATTGCCCCGTTTATTTGGCAATACCAATACTACCAATAAAAACTATGGTAGTGTTGAGGAGAATGGTGTTGGTAAGCTGAACGATATTAACGATACTGCACTGCGCGAAATTAAAAGCATGGGCTTTACGCATGTGTGGTATACTGGTGTAATTGAACATGCCACCATGACGGATTATACGCAGTACGGCATCCCTAACGATGATCCGGATGTGGTGAAGGGCAGGGCAGGTTCGCCCTATGCTATTAAGGATTATTATGATGTAGCGCCCGATCTGGCCGTGGATGTACCCAACCGGATGGCCGAGTTTGATGCCCTTGTTCAACGCACTCACGCCCAGCAGTTGAAAGTGATTATCGACCTGGTGCCTAACCATGTTGCCCGGACATATCGATCAGACACTAAACCCGCCGCCATACGCGATTTTGGTGCGGATGATGATACTACAAAAGCGTTTAGTGCTTTGAATGATTTTTATTATACGCCAGGTTATCCATTCAAGGTGCCTGCCGGCTATAATCCTGGTGGTGATGAGTTTCACAGTCCGCTTAAAGACGGCCGCTTTGATGAGAATCCTGCTAAGGCTACCGGCAATGATGTTTTTAACGCCGCGCCATCCATCAATGATTGGTTTGAAACGGTTAAGTTAAACTATGGGGTTGACTATATGGGCGGCAGAGCCCAGCACTTTAACCCCATCCCGCCCATGTGGCAAAAAATTTACGATATACTGGATTATTGGAGTGCCAAAGGGGTTGACGGTTTCCGTTGCGATATGGTTGAAATGGTTCCGGTAGAGTTTTGGGGCTGGGTAATTCCAAAGATCAAAACTAAATATCCTCAATTAATATTTTTAGGCGAAGCTTACAACACGTCACAGTATCATAACTATATATTTAACGGAGGTTTTGATTATTTATACGATAAGGTGGGCTTGTACGATGGCTTAAAGCGCCTTATGCGCAATGAGCCGCACGCCACTATCTGGGATATTAACAAAGTATGTTTTCACGAGAGTGCTGAATTTCCGCAGCACATGTTGCGTTTTTTAGAGAATCATGATGAGGAGCGTATCGCTTCGCCCCACTTTGTGGGTAATGCCTGGTTGGCTGCCGCCGCCATGATTGTTACAGCCACGCTGTCAACCGGCCCGGTAATGATCTATTTTGGGCAGGAGGTAGGCGAGCCCGCGGCTGGTGCAAAGGGCTTTAGCGAGGATAATGGCCGAACCACTATTTTTGATTACTGGGGTGTGCCCGAACATCAAAAATGGTTAAACGGAGGTCAATTTGATGGCGGGCAGCTATCGGAATCGCAAAAGCAACTAAGAGAATTTTATAGTAAATTGCTGAATATATCTGGCAGTAATGCCGCTATTACGCAGGGCCGGTTTTATGAGCTGATGCTGATCAACCTGAGGCCTGGTTCTGGTTTTGACGAGCGGACTTATGCCTACCTGCGTTATACCGATCAGCAACGTATCCTGGTTGTAGCTAATTTTGACCGGCATGACCGCAATCTGCTTGTTAAACTACCACCCGAATTATTGGCGCAATGGCAATTGACCGGAACGTTAGCATTTACCGACTTGTTGAGCGGCGCAGTTTATACCGCTGCAAATATTGATGCCGGGCTATCTATCAAATTTTCAGCTGCAAACGGGTTGCTGCTATCTTTTTAA
- a CDS encoding penicillin acylase family protein, with protein MKFFKACLVLVVTLILIGALQTKFGDLPPIGKFLNPVTGFWQNAESRNIDAQLNLKMEGLQGKVTIRYDEEMIPHIFADNDHDLYFAQGYVTAHDRLWQMDIQTRSASGRLAEIVGAKALDVDRYHRRMGMVYGAENTLKECMKDPQSKLVLEAYCAGVNEYIHHLPSKYYPIEFKLLDYAPEDYTPLNCALVLKLMSETLAGGSDDFQLTNTLKYFGPKVTADLFPDYPFNEDPIIPAGTKWDFKPLPLPKPSKAFLDEMTDTIHTKPKVEGIGSNNWAIAGSRSANGYPILANDPHLHLTYPSIWYQNQLAAPGVNVNGVSLPGTPGIIIGYNQKIGWGVTNVDADVLDWYQIRFKDLAKNEYWYNNRWVPVKKRIEEIKIRGQKTLYDTVIYTHIGPVVYPAANQKPQMGKAANVPVGHALRWIAHDPSNEFKTFYLLNRGKNYEDYREAIKYFFAPAQNFIYAGNDQNIAITPNGKFPLKYKDQGKFILDGSDPADDWQGWIPMDQNPTVKNPPQGFISSANQSSTDPTYPYYINWHFGSYTRGKRINDRLRTLHHATVDSLRVLQTDDYSVFAQDILATMLNDLDVSKMDNGQKQVYQIIGKWDKQYSAGSMGASIFELWWDNLYNAIWTDDFMVKKQLNIQLKWPSRYRTVQLLLTEKESKWYDDSRTQEIETRASLINRSFDATVDSMTRKYGKPGTAWQWGAVKGSHISHLANINGFGSGNFSAGGAAGVVNALSEENGPSWRMIVQFGPRVQGYGVLPGGESGNPGSYYYDNFLKTWQTGQLKPLLFLDSSADGAAHIKTTVTLNNK; from the coding sequence ATGAAATTCTTTAAAGCTTGTTTAGTATTAGTGGTAACGCTTATCCTGATAGGGGCGCTACAAACTAAATTCGGCGATCTGCCGCCTATTGGTAAATTTTTAAATCCGGTTACAGGTTTTTGGCAAAATGCCGAAAGCAGAAATATCGACGCTCAATTGAACCTGAAGATGGAAGGCCTGCAAGGCAAGGTAACTATCAGGTACGATGAGGAGATGATACCACACATTTTTGCAGATAACGACCACGACCTGTACTTTGCCCAGGGATATGTTACCGCCCACGACAGGTTATGGCAAATGGATATTCAAACCCGCTCGGCATCGGGCAGATTAGCTGAAATAGTAGGCGCTAAAGCCTTGGACGTTGACCGCTACCACCGCCGCATGGGCATGGTTTACGGCGCCGAAAACACCTTGAAGGAATGCATGAAAGACCCTCAAAGCAAACTGGTGCTTGAGGCTTACTGCGCCGGAGTTAACGAATACATTCATCATCTGCCATCAAAATATTACCCCATCGAATTTAAACTACTCGATTACGCCCCCGAAGATTATACACCCTTGAATTGCGCTCTGGTATTGAAACTGATGTCGGAAACGCTGGCCGGTGGCTCGGATGATTTTCAGCTAACCAATACCCTTAAATATTTTGGCCCCAAAGTTACCGCCGATTTATTCCCGGATTATCCTTTTAACGAAGATCCTATCATCCCCGCAGGCACTAAATGGGATTTTAAACCCTTGCCTTTACCCAAACCTTCCAAAGCGTTTTTGGATGAGATGACGGATACCATACACACTAAACCTAAAGTAGAAGGTATTGGCAGCAATAACTGGGCTATAGCAGGTAGCAGATCGGCCAACGGCTATCCCATTTTAGCTAACGACCCACACCTGCATTTAACTTATCCTTCCATTTGGTATCAAAATCAATTGGCCGCTCCCGGCGTTAATGTCAATGGCGTGTCGCTACCCGGCACTCCCGGCATTATTATTGGCTACAATCAAAAAATTGGCTGGGGCGTAACTAATGTAGATGCCGACGTACTGGATTGGTACCAGATTAGGTTTAAGGATTTGGCCAAGAACGAATATTGGTACAATAACCGCTGGGTACCTGTAAAAAAACGAATTGAAGAAATTAAAATACGTGGCCAAAAAACACTTTACGATACGGTAATATACACACATATTGGCCCGGTAGTTTACCCGGCAGCTAATCAAAAACCCCAAATGGGCAAAGCTGCTAATGTGCCGGTTGGCCATGCGCTGCGCTGGATAGCCCACGACCCATCAAACGAGTTTAAAACATTTTACCTGCTTAACCGCGGCAAAAATTACGAAGATTACCGGGAGGCCATCAAATACTTTTTTGCACCAGCGCAAAACTTTATTTACGCAGGCAATGATCAAAATATAGCCATTACACCAAACGGCAAATTCCCGCTGAAATACAAAGACCAGGGGAAATTTATCTTAGATGGCAGCGACCCGGCAGATGATTGGCAGGGATGGATCCCGATGGATCAAAACCCGACGGTGAAAAACCCGCCACAGGGATTTATTAGTTCGGCTAACCAGTCGTCAACAGATCCTACCTATCCTTATTACATCAACTGGCATTTTGGCTCGTATACCCGCGGTAAGCGAATAAACGACAGGCTGCGCACCCTGCACCATGCAACAGTTGATAGCTTACGCGTTTTACAAACTGACGATTACAGCGTTTTTGCACAAGATATACTTGCGACTATGCTGAATGACCTGGATGTTTCAAAAATGGACAACGGGCAGAAACAGGTTTACCAAATTATAGGCAAATGGGATAAACAATATTCGGCAGGCTCGATGGGTGCGAGCATATTTGAACTATGGTGGGATAACTTGTACAATGCCATTTGGACCGATGATTTTATGGTTAAAAAGCAATTGAACATCCAGCTCAAATGGCCCAGCCGCTATCGTACCGTGCAGTTACTACTTACCGAAAAGGAATCAAAATGGTATGATGATTCGCGCACGCAGGAAATTGAAACTCGTGCCAGCCTGATCAACAGATCGTTTGATGCCACGGTAGATAGTATGACTCGTAAATACGGTAAGCCGGGAACCGCCTGGCAATGGGGAGCGGTTAAAGGTTCACATATTTCGCACCTGGCTAACATTAACGGCTTTGGTTCCGGCAATTTTTCGGCGGGGGGCGCTGCGGGCGTTGTTAACGCCCTGTCGGAAGAAAACGGCCCATCCTGGCGCATGATCGTTCAGTTTGGCCCACGGGTTCAAGGTTACGGTGTACTGCCGGGAGGCGAATCGGGCAATCCTGGAAGCTATTACTATGATAACTTTTTAAAAACCTGGCAAACCGGGCAGCTCAAACCATTGCTGTTTTTGGATAGCTCTGCCGATGGTGCAGCCCATATTAAAACAACGGTAACTTTAAACAACAAATAA
- the dinB gene encoding DNA polymerase IV, with protein METEEKNQLRKIIHIDMDAFYASVEQRDNEEYRGKPIVVGGPHEGRGGVVATASYEARKFGIRSAMPSKKALQLCPHAIFVRPRFAVYKEVSQQIREIFSRYTDLIEPLSLDEAYLDVTNDKLNIGSAIEIAKQIKQAIQDELRLTASAGVSINKFVAKIASDINKPNGLKFIGPSGIENFMELLPVEKFFGVGKVTAEKMKKMGLHTGADLKKLTEDEMHRHFGKAGRFYYQIVRGLDNREVQPHRETKSMGAEDTFAYDLTTLAEMNAELDKIAVTVANRLERYQLKGRTVTLKVKYSDFKQITRNQSSAAPIADLESITATAKQLLFTSFEEGQKVRLLGISLSNFGEVILRQKQDKQTGQLELF; from the coding sequence ATGGAAACGGAAGAGAAAAACCAGCTACGCAAAATTATCCATATTGATATGGATGCTTTTTACGCATCGGTTGAGCAGCGGGATAATGAAGAATACCGCGGCAAGCCGATAGTGGTAGGTGGCCCGCATGAGGGGCGTGGCGGCGTGGTGGCTACTGCGAGCTATGAGGCCCGGAAGTTTGGGATCCGCTCGGCTATGCCGTCAAAAAAAGCATTGCAGCTTTGTCCGCATGCCATATTTGTCCGCCCCCGCTTTGCTGTTTATAAAGAGGTATCGCAACAGATCAGGGAAATATTCAGCCGGTATACCGACCTGATCGAGCCACTCTCGCTCGATGAAGCCTATCTTGATGTAACCAACGATAAATTAAACATCGGCTCGGCTATCGAGATTGCCAAACAAATTAAGCAAGCCATCCAGGATGAGTTGCGGCTCACCGCTTCGGCAGGTGTATCGATCAATAAATTTGTGGCCAAAATAGCATCGGATATCAATAAGCCCAACGGGTTAAAATTTATAGGCCCATCCGGCATTGAAAACTTCATGGAACTGCTGCCTGTAGAAAAGTTTTTTGGTGTTGGCAAAGTAACTGCCGAAAAAATGAAAAAGATGGGCTTACATACCGGTGCCGATCTTAAAAAGCTGACCGAGGACGAGATGCACAGGCACTTTGGCAAAGCCGGACGCTTTTATTATCAAATTGTGCGTGGCCTTGACAATCGGGAGGTGCAGCCCCATCGCGAAACCAAATCCATGGGTGCCGAGGATACTTTTGCTTACGACCTCACCACTTTAGCCGAAATGAATGCCGAACTGGATAAAATTGCCGTAACGGTAGCCAACCGCTTAGAACGCTACCAACTGAAAGGCCGTACGGTTACCCTCAAAGTAAAATACAGCGACTTTAAACAAATTACCCGCAATCAATCATCCGCAGCGCCTATTGCCGACCTGGAAAGTATAACGGCCACGGCCAAACAACTCTTATTTACATCTTTTGAAGAGGGACAAAAAGTGAGGTTACTTGGTATATCGCTCTCTAATTTTGGCGAGGTAATTTTAAGGCAAAAACAGGATAAGCAAACAGGGCAACTGGAACTGTTTTAA